In one window of Hymenobacter nivis DNA:
- a CDS encoding DUF4271 domain-containing protein, protein MAVSRFVAGRWAPGRGQRGALGLLLLLLLLGALPGRAAEYLPLPPAAPTGLTADWLIHDVGRNRLILYLPGYHAPAHAYYQYVRLRRGQPFPVAFAAQRGLSLFVDNQLIFTADQIGPYTFDLAQRLPAGLAPGTHLLGVWQPGGSPALASFTAAAAAPPDAPPDTTAKIAQIRAPDPLGQNVLLSFLLVLGLLYGGVRATYQPGLARVFRFDELFGNTPEQGTFLARPAFSLLNMLLVLLFGLSFALLLIALHTGLENLPLVRQFVAVPERAIVARVLLYAALIAGFVLGKYLYVSLLAYTFDLRELVAVQYREFLRTTLLAGLFLPFVLLLYLGLNSSYPAAVAGTAAAVIALVLVGTVLRVLHTVHQRASLLNLHLFAYLCATEILPLLILLRLLVFTT, encoded by the coding sequence ATGGCAGTGTCGCGCTTCGTTGCTGGTCGGTGGGCCCCGGGGCGGGGGCAGCGCGGCGCGTTGGGGCTACTGTTGCTGCTGTTGCTGCTGGGGGCCCTGCCCGGCCGCGCCGCCGAGTACCTGCCACTGCCCCCGGCCGCGCCCACCGGCCTCACCGCCGACTGGCTCATCCACGACGTGGGCCGCAACCGCCTCATTTTGTACCTGCCCGGCTACCACGCCCCGGCCCATGCCTACTACCAGTACGTACGCCTGCGCCGCGGCCAGCCGTTTCCGGTGGCCTTCGCGGCCCAGCGCGGCCTGAGCCTATTTGTTGACAACCAACTCATCTTCACCGCCGACCAGATAGGGCCCTATACCTTCGATTTGGCCCAGCGGCTGCCGGCGGGTCTGGCCCCGGGCACCCATCTGCTGGGCGTGTGGCAGCCCGGCGGCAGTCCGGCCCTGGCCTCGTTCACGGCAGCAGCTGCCGCCCCTCCCGACGCCCCTCCCGACACCACTGCAAAAATCGCCCAGATTCGGGCCCCCGACCCGCTGGGCCAAAACGTGCTGCTGAGCTTTTTGCTGGTGCTGGGGCTGCTCTACGGCGGGGTGCGCGCCACCTACCAGCCCGGCTTGGCCCGCGTGTTCCGGTTCGACGAGCTGTTCGGCAACACCCCCGAGCAAGGCACCTTCCTGGCGCGGCCGGCATTTTCGTTGCTCAATATGCTGCTGGTGTTGCTGTTCGGGCTCTCTTTCGCGCTGCTGCTCATTGCGTTGCACACGGGCCTCGAAAACCTGCCCTTGGTGCGGCAGTTCGTGGCCGTGCCCGAGCGCGCCATCGTGGCGCGGGTGCTGCTCTACGCGGCCCTCATTGCGGGCTTCGTGCTCGGCAAATACCTGTACGTGTCGCTGCTGGCCTACACCTTCGACTTGCGCGAGTTGGTAGCGGTGCAATACCGCGAGTTTTTGCGCACTACGCTGCTGGCCGGGCTATTCCTGCCCTTTGTGCTGCTCCTGTACCTGGGCCTAAACAGCAGCTACCCCGCCGCAGTGGCCGGTACGGCGGCGGCCGTCATCGCGCTGGTGCTGGTGGGCACCGTGCTGCGGGTGTTGCACACCGTGCACCAGC
- a CDS encoding MraY family glycosyltransferase, with protein sequence MNPVAIQLVLSAGWAFLVALFAVPSIIQIAHLKNMLDTPNGRTVHSSLTPRLGGVAVFAGFMSALTIFGPLQNGVKELLAGCIILFFVGLKDDLVGMSVFKKFVGQLLATGIVMIMADVRITSFQGILGIYTLPVGVSYAFTLAAIVGITNAINLIDGLDGLAGSIVLIIMGTFGFYFYHYGGEAYSNYAFVAVCLMGGMVGFLRYNFHRAPIFMGDTGSLVCGFIVSVLAIQFIELGGQPGTRLPFSATPAVALGILFVPLFDTLRVFVLRMAAGKSPFAPDRNHIHHRLLGMGFSQISTVLLLGVLNLLVILFVIQFADLGNLALIGILLGFSVLLSVFIGVYQSRLRREVVTV encoded by the coding sequence ATGAATCCCGTTGCTATTCAATTAGTGCTGTCGGCCGGCTGGGCCTTTTTAGTGGCGCTGTTCGCCGTGCCGTCCATCATCCAGATTGCCCACCTTAAAAACATGCTCGACACGCCCAACGGGCGCACCGTGCACTCGTCGCTGACGCCCCGGCTAGGTGGCGTGGCGGTGTTTGCGGGCTTCATGTCGGCTCTCACCATTTTCGGGCCCCTGCAAAACGGCGTGAAGGAGCTGCTGGCCGGCTGCATCATCCTGTTCTTCGTGGGTTTGAAGGACGACCTGGTGGGCATGTCGGTGTTCAAGAAATTTGTGGGCCAACTGCTGGCCACGGGCATCGTCATGATCATGGCCGACGTGCGGATTACCAGCTTTCAGGGTATTCTGGGCATCTATACCCTGCCGGTGGGCGTCAGCTACGCCTTCACGCTGGCCGCCATCGTGGGCATCACCAACGCCATCAACCTCATCGACGGACTCGACGGCCTGGCCGGTTCCATCGTGCTGATTATCATGGGCACGTTCGGCTTTTACTTTTATCATTACGGGGGCGAAGCGTATAGCAACTACGCCTTTGTAGCGGTGTGCTTGATGGGCGGCATGGTAGGTTTCCTGCGCTACAACTTTCACCGGGCCCCTATTTTTATGGGCGATACTGGCTCGCTGGTCTGCGGCTTCATCGTGTCGGTGCTGGCCATTCAGTTCATTGAATTGGGCGGGCAACCCGGCACGCGGCTGCCGTTCAGCGCCACGCCGGCGGTGGCGTTGGGCATTCTGTTCGTGCCCTTATTCGATACGCTGCGGGTGTTTGTGCTGCGCATGGCAGCCGGCAAGTCGCCCTTCGCGCCCGACCGCAACCACATCCACCACCGCCTGTTGGGCATGGGCTTCTCGCAAATCAGCACAGTGCTGCTGCTGGGGGTCCTCAACCTGCTCGTCATCCTGTTCGTGATTCAGTTCGCCGACCTCGGTAACCTGGCGCTCATCGGTATTCTGCTGGGCTTCTCGGTGCTGCTGAGTGTGTTCATTGGCGTGTACCAGAGCCGGTTGCGCCGCGAGGTCGTTACTGTTTAA
- the lipB gene encoding lipoyl(octanoyl) transferase LipB, translating to MTTAPATPTLPIAAPPARALAVQRLGLVPYVPTWALQEELLASTVAIKNQNREAAAAGRPSQPTPNHLLLCQHPHTYTLGKSGKPEHLLLNEAALAAHGATYHRINRGGDITYHGPGQLVGYPILDLDNFRPDIHWYLRTLEEAVIQTLAEYGLRAGRIAGLTGVWLGWEEGAPNPRKICAMGVKCSRWVTMHGFALNVAPDLAYFGHIVPCGITDKAVTSLAQELGRPVAVEEVQERLLPHLQKLFDAA from the coding sequence ATGACCACTGCCCCTGCCACCCCCACTCTGCCCATTGCCGCCCCGCCCGCCCGGGCGCTGGCCGTGCAGCGGCTAGGCTTAGTGCCCTACGTGCCCACCTGGGCCCTGCAAGAAGAGCTGTTGGCGTCCACTGTGGCCATCAAAAATCAAAACCGCGAGGCCGCTGCCGCCGGCCGGCCGTCGCAGCCTACCCCCAACCACCTGCTGCTCTGCCAGCATCCGCACACCTACACGCTGGGTAAAAGCGGCAAGCCCGAGCACCTGCTGCTCAACGAAGCGGCGCTGGCCGCCCACGGCGCTACCTACCACCGCATCAACCGGGGCGGCGACATCACCTACCACGGCCCCGGCCAGCTGGTGGGCTACCCCATCCTCGACCTCGACAATTTCCGGCCCGACATCCACTGGTACCTGCGCACGCTGGAGGAAGCCGTCATCCAAACGCTGGCCGAGTACGGCTTGCGCGCCGGCCGCATTGCGGGCCTCACCGGCGTGTGGCTGGGCTGGGAAGAAGGGGCCCCCAACCCCCGCAAAATCTGCGCGATGGGCGTGAAGTGCAGCCGCTGGGTGACCATGCACGGCTTCGCCCTGAACGTGGCTCCCGATTTGGCCTACTTCGGCCACATCGTGCCCTGCGGTATTACTGATAAGGCCGTCACCTCGCTGGCCCAGGAGCTGGGCCGCCCCGTGGCGGTGGAAGAAGTGCAGGAGCGTCTGTTGCCTCATTTGCAGAAGCTTTTCGACGCCGCCTAG